Proteins encoded by one window of Pseudonocardia alni:
- a CDS encoding ABC transporter permease encodes MTVPYLLRRLGLVAVVLWAAWTVSFVVLYLLPGDPVATMASASDGEPVSPAELDALRARYGLDQPLPVQYVTKLWAALHGDLGTSFASGQDVRTAVAQALPPTLQIAAAGLLVAVVGGTAVALAATWARTPWLRQVLASLPSLAVSLPVFWVGLMLVQLFSFSLGWLPSVGDRGPESLILPAVTLGLPTGALVAQVLAKSLTQALDSPYVTTARAKGVGAAAVHLRHALGNAAIPALTVLGYVVGNLLAGSVVVETVFTRPGLGRLTVASVGAQDIPVVQGIVLFAALAFVVVNLLVDLAYPLLDPRVAVAPGSTR; translated from the coding sequence ATGACCGTCCCCTACCTGCTGCGCCGCCTCGGGCTCGTCGCCGTCGTGCTGTGGGCGGCGTGGACGGTCAGCTTCGTCGTGCTCTACCTGCTGCCCGGCGACCCGGTCGCGACCATGGCGTCGGCGTCGGACGGCGAGCCGGTATCCCCGGCCGAGCTCGACGCGCTGCGCGCCCGCTACGGCCTCGACCAGCCGCTGCCGGTCCAGTACGTGACGAAGCTGTGGGCGGCGCTGCACGGCGACCTCGGCACGTCGTTCGCCAGCGGGCAGGACGTGCGGACCGCGGTCGCGCAGGCCCTCCCACCGACCCTCCAGATCGCCGCCGCCGGGCTGCTCGTCGCCGTCGTCGGCGGCACCGCGGTGGCGCTCGCCGCGACCTGGGCCCGGACGCCGTGGCTGCGGCAGGTGCTGGCGTCGCTGCCGTCGCTGGCGGTGTCGCTGCCGGTGTTCTGGGTCGGGCTGATGCTGGTGCAGCTGTTCTCGTTCTCCCTCGGCTGGCTGCCCTCGGTCGGCGACCGCGGCCCGGAGTCGCTGATCCTCCCGGCGGTCACCCTCGGCCTCCCGACCGGCGCGCTCGTCGCCCAGGTGCTCGCGAAGAGCCTCACCCAGGCACTCGACTCGCCGTACGTGACGACCGCCCGCGCCAAGGGGGTGGGCGCGGCCGCGGTGCACCTGCGCCACGCCCTGGGCAACGCCGCGATCCCCGCTCTCACCGTGCTCGGCTACGTCGTCGGGAACCTGCTCGCCGGGTCCGTCGTCGTCGAGACGGTGTTCACCCGGCCCGGCCTGGGCCGGCTCACCGTCGCCTCGGTCGGGGCGCAGGACATCCCCGTCGTGCAGGGCATCGTGCTGTTCGCGGCGCTCGCGTTCGTCGTGGTCAACCTGCTCGTCGACCTGGCCTACCCGCTGCTCGACCCGCGGGTCGCCGTCGCCCCCGGGAGCACCCGATGA